Proteins from one Bacteroides mediterraneensis genomic window:
- a CDS encoding DUF4377 domain-containing protein — protein MNRIVISCLLFAALFIVGCSKDEPHDIVNEIKMSVSAETGTYIPWGSDTPVECMLVMSEDNPGVWEPLAFGRIEGFTYEGGHEYYLSVKRTILANPPTDGSDRTYSLIRVLEDRLMTESEEPEEDKEIKTEEDIVYYDKCPFNKYAMEKELLVDSEGNIRYNNGDRLPPYDMARLWIEDVLPKDDPNWIEFQKVPYMAIYSFVLSPFTDELRLVRNDPMFKEAIPESEFNDILSMKSGEKVHYALILVNVYMDGLQKLEFTITKQ, from the coding sequence ATGAACAGAATTGTAATCTCTTGTCTTTTATTTGCAGCTCTTTTCATTGTAGGGTGTAGCAAAGATGAGCCTCATGACATTGTAAATGAAATCAAGATGTCCGTTTCTGCCGAAACAGGTACGTACATACCATGGGGAAGTGATACTCCAGTAGAGTGTATGCTTGTTATGTCTGAAGACAATCCCGGTGTATGGGAACCGCTTGCCTTCGGAAGAATTGAAGGATTTACATACGAAGGAGGACATGAATATTACCTTTCGGTAAAACGGACCATCCTTGCAAATCCTCCAACAGATGGTTCAGACCGCACATATTCACTTATTAGAGTTCTTGAAGACCGATTGATGACCGAATCGGAAGAACCGGAAGAAGATAAAGAAATCAAAACGGAAGAAGACATTGTATATTACGATAAATGTCCTTTCAATAAGTATGCAATGGAAAAAGAGCTGCTGGTTGACAGCGAAGGAAATATAAGATATAATAACGGAGACCGTTTGCCGCCTTATGACATGGCCCGGCTCTGGATAGAAGACGTACTACCTAAAGATGATCCGAATTGGATTGAATTCCAAAAAGTACCTTATATGGCCATCTATTCATTCGTCTTGTCACCTTTTACGGATGAACTCCGACTGGTGAGAAACGATCCTATGTTCAAGGAAGCCATACCGGAAAGTGAATTTAATGACATTCTATCCATGAAATCCGGTGAAAAAGTCCATTATGCGCTCATTCTTGTCAATGTGTATATGGACGGACTTCAGAAATTAGAATTTACAATAACGAAACAATAA
- a CDS encoding retropepsin-like aspartic protease, which translates to MFKKICTIFCLLVSLGIQAQNVDVRVGQLINESNWFELEQALKTTPADSISPFLRQLATAMTHHYFNRPDSACTVLADLLNNHQQELGDQTMSMVILLSTNLARIGHYNDAADLLQNLYDQLTAMGTDSTLTEPYKAQAQQYRALAACGPFYRPLHKSGEYRIPMVLANKGGQHSIEMDGSINGKEGRFLFDTGAGRNLITPKLAKEYGLRSLDTDITVAGVGGLKEGGYAIADTLRIGGMTWVNVPFAVIDTHTGHEEADKFNEKYQLPPVIGLPVMFCMQEIQLDFAHRELIIPATPTPNPLGKSNLIGTDNELLQLKTVDETGHPLYFLFDTGFYYTNMEPTWYNRHRQEVDAAGVPDSLRVAGIGGVAITRTYKLPQMKIQIGNGTATIDSIKVNTGIDLHTGQLKTTAFSNGTEDGVLGLNALEQFSKVIINLKDMYMEAIPFAEKQ; encoded by the coding sequence ATGTTCAAAAAAATTTGTACTATTTTCTGCTTGCTCGTTTCTCTGGGCATACAAGCGCAGAATGTCGATGTACGAGTCGGACAACTTATCAATGAAAGTAATTGGTTTGAGCTGGAACAGGCATTGAAAACAACTCCTGCCGATTCCATATCACCATTTTTACGCCAGTTGGCTACTGCCATGACGCATCATTATTTTAACCGACCGGATTCGGCATGTACCGTACTTGCTGATTTGCTGAACAATCATCAACAAGAGTTAGGGGATCAAACCATGAGCATGGTTATTCTGTTAAGTACTAATCTGGCAAGAATCGGGCATTACAATGATGCAGCCGATCTTCTTCAGAATCTCTATGACCAACTGACCGCAATGGGAACTGATAGCACCCTAACCGAACCATATAAAGCTCAGGCACAGCAGTATCGTGCGTTGGCTGCTTGCGGTCCTTTCTATCGGCCGCTTCATAAATCGGGTGAATACCGTATTCCGATGGTGCTTGCAAACAAAGGTGGGCAACACTCCATTGAAATGGACGGAAGCATCAATGGAAAAGAAGGGCGTTTCCTGTTCGATACAGGAGCCGGAAGAAACCTGATAACTCCCAAATTGGCAAAGGAATATGGATTGCGTTCTTTGGATACCGACATTACCGTGGCAGGTGTTGGAGGTTTGAAAGAGGGGGGATATGCTATCGCAGATACATTACGTATCGGCGGAATGACCTGGGTAAATGTTCCTTTTGCTGTAATTGATACTCATACCGGACATGAAGAGGCCGATAAGTTTAATGAAAAATACCAGCTTCCCCCTGTCATCGGACTTCCTGTCATGTTTTGTATGCAGGAAATTCAGTTAGACTTTGCCCACCGAGAACTTATTATTCCTGCCACACCGACTCCAAATCCGCTGGGCAAAAGCAACCTCATAGGTACAGATAATGAATTGTTGCAATTAAAAACAGTGGATGAAACCGGACATCCTCTCTATTTTCTTTTTGACACAGGTTTTTATTACACTAATATGGAGCCTACCTGGTATAACCGTCACCGTCAAGAGGTGGATGCCGCAGGGGTGCCCGATTCACTGCGCGTTGCTGGAATAGGGGGCGTGGCAATTACCCGCACCTACAAGTTACCGCAAATGAAAATTCAGATAGGAAACGGCACCGCAACGATTGACTCTATCAAGGTGAATACGGGCATTGATTTGCATACTGGACAACTAAAGACAACTGCCTTTTCTAATGGTACAGAAGACGGTGTGCTTGGTTTGAACGCCCTGGAACAGTTCTCAAAAGTGATTATCAACTTAAAGGATATGTACATGGAGGCCATCCCATTTGCAGAGAAACAGTAA
- a CDS encoding DUF6624 domain-containing protein, with product MKHIFISILLVLSTSLKAQSIQKIDSLLLGAYESDQKIRTESMTLMSKLNSAGANDVPVSVIDSLMLFQGQMQVIDKENQILVASILKKGLPEGLSSQSYKAIWLIVDHADLKFQKKHLPIMEEAVRKELISAGDYAVLTDRIRMREGKPQKYGTQSYTVTVDGRQVIYIWPVEDAKRLNELRSEIGAGDIETYIQVLKATAGCDVIYNPELTVHQMKKMGLLKNMNTSK from the coding sequence ATGAAACACATATTTATATCCATTCTGCTTGTACTAAGCACATCCCTGAAGGCACAAAGTATTCAGAAAATAGATTCCCTGTTGTTGGGAGCCTATGAAAGTGACCAGAAAATCAGAACGGAGTCCATGACTCTGATGAGCAAGTTGAACAGTGCCGGAGCTAATGACGTTCCGGTCTCTGTAATAGATTCTCTTATGCTATTTCAGGGGCAGATGCAGGTGATTGACAAGGAAAATCAGATTCTTGTTGCTTCAATATTGAAGAAAGGATTGCCGGAAGGTTTGTCATCGCAATCCTATAAAGCTATATGGTTGATTGTAGATCATGCCGATCTGAAATTCCAGAAAAAACATCTCCCGATAATGGAAGAAGCTGTACGAAAAGAGTTGATAAGTGCCGGCGATTATGCCGTTTTGACAGATAGAATCAGAATGAGAGAAGGTAAGCCGCAGAAATATGGAACACAATCTTATACCGTCACTGTAGACGGCCGGCAGGTTATCTATATCTGGCCCGTAGAAGATGCCAAAAGGTTGAATGAACTTCGCAGTGAAATTGGTGCCGGTGATATTGAAACCTATATCCAGGTCCTTAAGGCTACGGCTGGATGTGATGTAATTTACAATCCGGAACTGACGGTTCATCAAATGAAAAAGATGGGATTACTGAAAAATATGAACACAAGCAAATAG
- a CDS encoding ATP-binding protein — MSKLYPVGVQNFEGLIHDGYVYVDKTAQIYELFNTNKYYFLSRPRRFGKSLLLSTLEAYAQGKKELFKGLALEKLEKGWTVYPVLHLDLNTQKYDSPESLTNVLEENVRNWEALYGASSAEIGMARRFQGLIRRACEQTGRRVVILIDEYDKPMLQAIGNEALQNEYRSTLKAFYGALKSMDGCIRFALLTGVTKFGKVSVFSDLNNLMDISMDDRYVEICGISEKEIHAYFEEDIHALATATGMTYEKACAELKANYDGYHFTENAVGMYNPFSLLNTFAKKKFGSYWFETGTPTYLVELLKLHHYPIEDLEHIVTSQPVLDSIDTASTDPIPVIYQSGYLTIKGYNKMFENYTLGFPNREVEQGFFKFLLPNYASVSVSKSPYQIQCFVEEVMAGKVDDFFDRLKTMFAYIPYELARDREVHYQNILYIIFKLMGFYVQVEYHTSRGRIDLVLQTQDYVYVMEFKLNGSADEALAQIREKGYAAPFAKDSRTVYRIGVNFSDELRNIQEVKVEAR; from the coding sequence ATGAGCAAGCTATATCCGGTAGGAGTGCAGAACTTTGAAGGCCTGATACATGACGGCTATGTGTATGTGGACAAAACCGCACAAATCTATGAATTGTTTAATACAAACAAATACTATTTCCTGAGCCGTCCGCGACGTTTCGGCAAGAGTCTGCTGTTGTCCACCCTCGAAGCCTACGCACAGGGAAAGAAGGAGCTTTTCAAGGGACTGGCGCTGGAAAAACTGGAGAAGGGCTGGACAGTGTATCCGGTGCTGCACCTGGATTTGAATACACAGAAATACGATTCACCAGAGTCGCTGACCAATGTGTTGGAAGAGAACGTACGAAACTGGGAAGCGCTCTATGGAGCTTCCTCTGCCGAGATTGGGATGGCCCGGCGTTTCCAAGGCCTCATCCGCCGTGCATGCGAGCAGACAGGCCGCCGGGTGGTGATTCTCATCGATGAATACGACAAGCCCATGCTGCAGGCCATTGGCAACGAAGCTTTGCAGAACGAGTACCGCAGCACCCTGAAGGCGTTCTACGGGGCGTTGAAGTCCATGGACGGCTGCATCCGCTTCGCCCTGCTGACGGGAGTAACCAAGTTCGGAAAGGTCAGCGTATTCAGCGATTTGAACAACCTGATGGACATCTCCATGGACGACCGCTATGTGGAAATCTGCGGCATCAGCGAGAAGGAAATCCATGCGTATTTTGAAGAAGATATTCACGCCCTGGCCACAGCTACAGGGATGACTTACGAGAAAGCGTGTGCGGAACTGAAAGCCAATTACGACGGCTATCATTTCACGGAAAATGCCGTGGGCATGTACAATCCGTTCAGCCTGCTGAATACTTTTGCAAAGAAAAAGTTTGGCAGCTACTGGTTTGAAACGGGTACGCCCACCTACCTCGTCGAGCTGCTCAAGCTCCACCATTATCCGATAGAGGACCTGGAACATATCGTCACCAGCCAGCCGGTGCTGGACAGCATCGACACAGCCTCCACCGACCCGATTCCGGTCATCTACCAGAGCGGCTACCTCACCATCAAGGGCTACAACAAGATGTTCGAGAACTACACGCTGGGATTCCCCAACCGGGAAGTGGAACAGGGCTTCTTCAAGTTCCTGCTGCCCAACTACGCGTCGGTGAGCGTGAGCAAGTCGCCCTACCAGATTCAGTGCTTCGTGGAGGAAGTGATGGCGGGCAAGGTGGACGATTTCTTCGACCGCCTGAAGACGATGTTCGCCTACATCCCTTACGAGCTGGCCCGCGACCGCGAGGTGCACTACCAGAACATCCTGTACATCATCTTCAAGCTGATGGGCTTCTACGTGCAGGTGGAATACCACACGAGCCGCGGACGGATTGACCTGGTGCTCCAGACGCAGGACTACGTGTACGTCATGGAATTCAAGCTGAACGGCAGTGCGGACGAGGCGCTGGCACAGATTCGGGAGAAAGGTTATGCCGCTCCTTTTGCCAAGGACAGCCGCACGGTCTATCGGATTGGTGTCAACTTCAGTGACGAGCTGCGGAACATTCAGGAAGTGAAAGTAGAAGCGCGATGA
- a CDS encoding outer membrane beta-barrel protein: MRRLKLIFLLLCSIMCTIPAWAQHTVKGVVKDSKEQPITGASVVIRSKSDSLYYKGGTTDGEGQFAIEGLKSGNYGVEISFLGYSNYHQDLKLDKTTDLGIIRLQESSMNLEEVVVTASMVKRFADKKEYKLTNAEKGQYSSALSALEFLPKIQVLDQSVSSIDGKAVKILINGVPSTPADLSVISPENIAKIDYYTQPPIQYSNMGLGAVINVVTKEKQDGGSVGINTQNAVTTGFGNNVVNFKYNWGNSQIGVTYNINYRNYNKRVLDEEMAYSVGETDYQKTKSGRNSPYAYEQQMAEISFNNSKTDNYLFSAKLSLNSLNRRRSSMQDITSRINDVESIKTGESSDRDKYISPVMDMYFSKSFGSKHELIMNLVGTYYKSDYDYEYEELLDEKTDFETATVINTDKYSVIGEALYNYKMKKTNLYVGARYMYNNSVQNNLPSNNKITTNEIYSYLGITGMLGERFNYSISAGVNNNIFTTIENKAYNFTYFRPQVKLGYFIDQSSDLMFNYEVNTENPSVSSLTYNPYFKDPNYLFAGNPNLTPSNNHNLLLSYFKGFKKFIINAEVGYSYTKDAIAPIFQSDDTNIIETFGNLDNAQNMKASLFLQWYPFSNNILRLRLYSEVFHQINRLGDSRWNHTGYSIIPSIYLAYNKWGLQLFFQTQKKSLIGQTTKNIPSMASAELFYKPVKNLTITGGIRYPFYDSWKQVTSVSGTLLLQRTETERIINNANMVYINLAYNFSFGKSKSGVKLKMQNKDKDSGILNRN; the protein is encoded by the coding sequence ATGAGAAGATTGAAACTTATTTTTTTGCTGCTTTGCAGTATCATGTGTACAATACCGGCATGGGCCCAACATACTGTCAAGGGTGTGGTGAAAGATTCCAAGGAACAGCCTATAACTGGGGCCTCTGTAGTAATCAGATCTAAATCGGATTCTCTTTATTACAAAGGAGGAACCACGGACGGTGAAGGTCAATTTGCCATAGAAGGACTGAAGTCCGGGAATTATGGTGTTGAAATCTCATTCTTGGGCTACTCGAATTATCATCAAGATCTGAAACTGGACAAGACTACTGATTTGGGAATAATCCGCCTGCAGGAAAGTTCCATGAATCTGGAAGAGGTCGTCGTAACTGCAAGCATGGTGAAAAGATTTGCCGACAAGAAAGAATATAAATTGACCAATGCTGAAAAGGGACAATACAGCAGTGCATTGTCCGCATTGGAATTTTTGCCCAAGATACAGGTTCTTGACCAGAGTGTCTCATCAATTGACGGCAAGGCAGTAAAGATCCTGATTAACGGGGTTCCGTCAACTCCTGCTGACCTCTCTGTCATATCGCCCGAGAACATTGCAAAAATAGACTATTACACACAACCGCCCATCCAATACTCCAATATGGGATTGGGAGCGGTCATAAATGTTGTGACCAAAGAAAAGCAGGACGGAGGTTCTGTCGGCATCAATACCCAGAATGCTGTGACCACAGGCTTCGGCAACAATGTGGTCAACTTCAAATACAACTGGGGAAATTCACAGATAGGCGTAACATACAATATCAATTACAGGAACTATAACAAAAGGGTATTGGATGAAGAAATGGCATATTCTGTCGGGGAAACAGATTACCAAAAGACAAAAAGCGGACGCAACAGCCCGTATGCCTATGAACAGCAGATGGCTGAAATCAGCTTCAACAATTCGAAAACGGACAACTATCTCTTCAGTGCAAAACTGTCACTCAACTCATTGAACCGCAGACGTTCCTCAATGCAGGACATCACGTCAAGAATAAATGACGTGGAATCCATTAAAACCGGTGAAAGTTCAGACAGAGACAAATACATCAGTCCGGTTATGGATATGTATTTCAGTAAATCATTCGGTTCCAAACATGAGCTGATAATGAATCTTGTCGGTACTTACTATAAGTCAGACTATGACTATGAATACGAGGAACTGTTGGATGAAAAAACGGATTTTGAGACGGCAACGGTCATAAATACGGATAAATACTCCGTTATCGGCGAGGCTCTTTATAACTATAAAATGAAGAAGACGAACCTGTATGTGGGAGCCAGATATATGTACAATAACAGCGTTCAGAACAACCTGCCTTCAAACAACAAAATAACAACCAATGAAATTTATTCCTATTTAGGAATAACGGGAATGTTGGGAGAAAGATTCAATTACAGTATAAGCGCCGGTGTAAACAACAATATATTTACCACCATTGAAAACAAGGCCTACAACTTTACCTATTTCCGCCCGCAGGTGAAATTGGGATATTTCATAGACCAGAGTTCGGATTTGATGTTCAATTATGAGGTGAACACTGAAAACCCGTCAGTGTCTTCACTCACTTACAATCCTTATTTCAAGGATCCCAATTATTTATTCGCGGGAAATCCGAATTTGACCCCGAGCAACAATCACAATCTGTTGCTGTCATACTTCAAAGGCTTCAAGAAATTTATAATCAATGCTGAGGTGGGATATTCATATACAAAAGATGCCATCGCACCGATTTTCCAATCGGATGATACAAACATCATTGAGACATTTGGTAACCTGGACAACGCTCAGAACATGAAAGCCAGCCTGTTTCTGCAATGGTACCCGTTTTCAAACAATATACTCAGGTTGAGACTGTACTCTGAAGTGTTCCATCAGATAAACAGACTGGGCGATTCACGGTGGAATCATACGGGCTATTCGATTATTCCGTCAATATATCTTGCTTACAATAAATGGGGCTTGCAGCTGTTTTTCCAGACTCAGAAAAAATCCCTTATCGGACAGACGACGAAAAACATACCAAGTATGGCATCGGCAGAACTGTTTTACAAGCCAGTCAAGAACCTGACCATTACCGGAGGCATAAGATACCCGTTCTATGATTCATGGAAACAGGTTACATCCGTATCAGGAACATTGCTTCTGCAACGTACAGAAACCGAGAGAATCATCAACAATGCCAATATGGTATATATAAATCTTGCTTACAATTTTTCATTCGGAAAGTCCAAGTCAGGCGTGAAACTGAAGATGCAGAATAAAGATAAAGATTCAGGAATACTGAACAGAAATTGA